Proteins found in one Halobaculum sp. MBLA0147 genomic segment:
- a CDS encoding metal-dependent hydrolase encodes MYREGHVGAALVAYTPVGVGAVLVGVPGLAALGAVVSVALASLPDYDLRVPFVSHRGITHTVWFAAAVGAVLGGVGVLASGPATWPTPVLAVFGATVGVVAVGSHVAADALTPMGVEPFAPLSNANYSLSLVTADDTLANWGLLAGGVLTATATAAVLVRFGLLAG; translated from the coding sequence GTGTACAGAGAGGGGCACGTCGGTGCGGCACTGGTGGCGTACACGCCGGTCGGCGTCGGAGCGGTGCTGGTCGGGGTTCCGGGGTTGGCCGCGCTCGGGGCGGTCGTCTCCGTGGCGTTGGCGTCGCTGCCCGACTACGACCTGCGCGTCCCGTTCGTCTCCCACAGGGGGATCACCCACACGGTGTGGTTCGCCGCGGCCGTCGGGGCCGTCCTCGGCGGCGTCGGCGTCCTCGCGAGCGGGCCGGCGACGTGGCCGACGCCCGTGTTGGCCGTGTTCGGCGCGACGGTCGGCGTCGTCGCCGTCGGCTCGCACGTCGCCGCAGACGCACTCACGCCGATGGGTGTCGAGCCGTTCGCGCCGCTGTCGAACGCGAACTACTCGCTGTCGCTGGTGACCGCCGACGACACGCTGGCGAACTGGGGCCTGCTCGCCGGTGGGGTGCTCACCGCGACCGCGACGGCGGCCGTCCTCGTCCGGTTCGGACTCCTCGCCGGGTGA